One Besnoitia besnoiti strain Bb-Ger1 chromosome VIII, whole genome shotgun sequence DNA segment encodes these proteins:
- a CDS encoding hypothetical protein (encoded by transcript BESB_084710), translating into MSQDRRSSAAASEEDDRATSRRSSVCAEKKKHRDQGEKKRKGKSSDDAKDAKDKHSKDKDKKKKEDSKKENSKKPAQEAKGKPADASANEKEKTGKNDDKKVKKDEKSAPPTPSESSRKRKADARNDGDKKKKTKTHDEKNKREKDRKSKDEKSESKKDDSKKSSNRHDKKSRR; encoded by the exons ATGAGTCAGGACAGAAgaagctccgcggcggcctcagaggaagacgaccGCGCaacctcgcggcgctcgtcggtctgcgcggagaagaaaaagcacCGAGAccagggagagaagaagagaaagggcAAGAGCAGCGACGATGCGAAAGATGCGAAAGACAAACACAGCAAAGATAAAGAcaaaaagaagaaggaagactCGAAGAAGGAGAATTCGAAGAAGCCGGCGCAGGAAGCCAAGGGGAAGCCTGCCGACGCTTCTGCCAatgaaaaagagaaaaccggCAAGAACGACGACAAAAAAGTCAAAAAGGACGAAAAGAGCGCTCCACCAACTCCGTCGGAGAGTTCCCGCAAAAGAAAGGCCGACGCAAGGAACGACGGCGACAAAAAGAAAAA GACCAAGACACATGACGAGAAaaacaagagagagaaggacaGGAAGAGCAAAGACGAGAAGTCCGAGTCGAAGAAAGACGACTCGAAAAAATCGAGCAATCGCCACGACAAGAAGTCGCGACGATGA